The Oncorhynchus mykiss isolate Arlee chromosome 8, USDA_OmykA_1.1, whole genome shotgun sequence genome includes the window ATGTTGACAAATTAGAAAATGACTGATCCTCTGATCCTTTAAGTATCAAGGATGAATAACTATTATAAAAGACTTACCAGAGAGTGTCTGTGCATTTCTCTGCAGGTCTGTGACTATGTCCTCTGCTGCACTGATGGCTCTCTCCATCTGGGCGTCATTCACTGGGAGACTGCCACTCTCCGTACCCGTAAACAGAGTTTCTATCTCCCGCAGTTTACGAGTGTACCCCTCCACCTGTGACACATGACCCAAGGGGATAGGAAAGCTTAAATAGAGCTTATGAAAGGTTATTCTCTGGTGATAGATGAAAAGATAGCTGGCTGAAGGCCAGCACTCACACAATATTTTGGTCTAGATTGGCGAGATTAATTAAAGGTTAACAAAAACCTTACCTCTGCAATACTTTACTGTAGGCCGACATAGTACATTCAGAATATGTAATTGGAGGCAAAGTGTGAGATGGAGCAGTAGATTCAAACCCTCAAAGGTATTCATTATGAAAGAGAAGTCATTTCTTAGGTTAACTGTTGTGCTTCAATACTTCAACTTCAACTCCTCCTTTCAATTCCTCCTCCCACACTACAGCCTGAGGGGAGGGAGCACCCCAAAtgtcaccctgttccctatttagtgcactacttttgacaaggaccCTTGGGTTCTGGTGGACATtagtgcactatacagtatatggaaTTGGGTGCCATTCATCTTAGTTCACAGGATGCGTAGGCAATGCCAGAGAGAACACACCCCACACAAATATTCCATTTACCTGTCAAGTACTTTCCCCTCCCAGGTAGAGGCAGTATATTTACTGAGAGGACCTGATGAAGAAATGTTCTTGCAAAAATACTAAATCACAGCTTGTATGAAGACACTCTAAACCTCTTCCTCTCATAACAAAATCCTTGTACAGCTATTCTTTCATTCTTTCCCACTAAGCTTTAAGGATGTTGAATCAGCGACAAGGTGAGCACAGTGAAGCCAGAACAAATGCCACAGCCAGTAGCCTTATTTCTGGTCCAGTTATTGTGTCCGCATCTCAAAaggaatcctattccctatacagtatagcctagtgtactacttttgatcaaggtctgtatgtagggaatagggtgccatttgggatgcatactgtGCTGCCGTTTAATAATTGGAGAGAGCAAAATGACATGTTGGACCTGAATGGAAAAAGAAGACATTGATCAAATAATCCCAGTGGATTTTACCTTGGTCTTGACAGGGTTGAAGCAGGAGGGACACGCAGAACGCTGGCACTTCAGACCCTCAAAGCCTTCTCTGCATGAACACTGGCCCTGGTCACCGCATTTGTTGTACAGAGAACCCTGGGAATTGCAGCCACAAGCTAGAACGCAAAAGGAAAAACAGTTGttaaaatgtatacaaaattacaGACAATATTTGACTGTTAGAATCTAAAGGAGGAGCTATGTGCCTCGTGTCTACGTGTGAAAGAGCTGGATATGGGGAGCAAACAAGGTGCTGTCCGTACGTTTGCATGCCTCTGATGGCATGCTGTGGTGATATCCATCCAGACAGCTCTCACAGAAGAAGCCAGTGGTATGATTCAGACATTTCAAGCACTCCCCTGTCTGCGGGTCACAGCTACTGACACCGTTGCACTGGCAGCGCCGACAAGGCCTCTGGCTGCCATTTTCCCCCAAGGGATTGCCATAGAAACCATCCTGGCAGGTGTCGCAAAGTGAGCCTATTGAGAGTGAGGAAGAGGTACAATATGAAATATCAAATATGCAAATAGCTGACATTGAATGATGAATGCCCTAGTACTCTATCCCATCTAACAGCCATGGTCTGtgactttgtcccaaatggcatcctattccctatatagtgcactactttgacgaTTTGTGACAGTGACTCACCGGTGGTGCCAGGTGGACAGAGGTCACACTTGACCTTCACGGTTCCTGGGCTCACAGAGCAGGCAGCTCCATTGGGACAGGGACATTTCAGACAGGACCGTGGCTGGGCAGGGTCATTATAATACCCCAGCTGGCAGGTCTGGCGACCAGGGGTCTCATCTGCAGAGTAGCAATCTCCTGTGGAACGGCACAACACaaaatcagacacacacacacacacacactttcaacaagACATGATTTGTCCTGcattacattattttcattttATATGAACATTGTATTTCAAGCATTGATTTGAACTTCTATCCAGGGAATGGCATATTGCAAAAGGAGGTTTGTCCTGATGAAAATCAACCAAATCTCATCATTAATAGcgacaatacaaaatatattaacacaaacatacagtaacaCTTGGACAAAGTTAAAACGTCACCAACCTGTTTCAGAGTCACAGCTTCCTCCTCTACAGCTGCAGGGCTCACAGGAACTGTATGGACCTTTGCTCTGAGAACTTCTCTTATACCCTGACGTACACCTCTCACAGAACTGTCCCTCGTATCCCACTGGGCAGTTACAGTTCTGGACCCAGGCAGCAGGGGTACCGGCCCCCTGACGTGCAGACTCCATACGTACATTGTCAAGGTAACCGCGCCCTGCAAAGGACAATAAGGTATTGAGCTTTATTGAGGGATTGACAAGAGATGAAGAGAAGGCAATGTGTTGAGGATGTGTACCAGTGTCATTTTTGACAATTGATTTAGAAAGATGacataataaaaatacaaatactgaAATAAACTCGATATAAAACTGTTCCAAAAGCACTTATTTACGACCAAGGAATGACTCTAAGGATCTGTTTAAGCAAAACAGTAACCAATCTCATAGTCTGTGtcatacaaaaataaacacttacCATTTTCCCCAAATGTCCCACGGATTTTGATGGCAGTCAGATTCTGGAGGAGTTTTTGAAACTGGAAAGATGACAGGAGGGGCCTCCATTTACTGCTCCGTTGCTCATCCAGTCTGAGAATGAAAGACACAGCATGCAATGTTTACACCACCATGTCCTTACTACTGTAGTTATTGCTGTAATTACATTGTAGCTATTGTAATTATTCATCGTTACACTGTATATTTTGCTTATGAGAATAAATATGGAAACATGTATTTTGATGGAAGCAAAAACCAGTGGTGTTACTGTATTAGGCTACTATTATGGTCACGATGGTGCAGTTTGTTGTGAGACAGGATTGGATTTGACCAATTAGAGATAAGCTGCTTGGCAACCAGCCATTTCCCCTTAATTGTAATCCATTTGAATCAGACAAGCAGATGACCCTCTGGCTTACTAGCTGTTATCAAGCTTTTACATTCAATCAGTGTGAGGAAAACATTGACCCCTTCACACTCCACATTCACAATGTGAAATGGTCTATAATGTGTTTCTCGATTGTTATCTTTGGCATCCATCTCACTATTCACACCTGCATACCTATCTCCTGCAGATCAAATTATGTTTGTATCTGCCCTGAGATGGACTGCTTCCTATCAGTCGATACACTTGGTACCTCCATAGCTGTGTGTTGTACACAACttgactttttttcacattttgttcagttacattttgagtgtcactgatctacacatattagcccataatgttaaagtggatttttttttattttttatgtttatcaattaatttaaaaaaatcaacagctgaaatgtcttcagtcaataagtattcaatgcttttgttatggcaagcctaaataagtgcaGGAGTAAGAATATGCTTAACAGGTCACATAATAAGATGCATTGACTCGGCTTGTGTGCGttaatactgtagtgtttaacatgctttttaaaggactacctcatctctgtatcccacacacacatttaacTGTAACGTCCGtaagtcaagcagtgaatttcaagcacagattcaaccacaaagaccactGAGTTTTTCCTATggtttgcaaagaagggcacctagtTGGATAAaacaaaaaaagcagacattgaatatacctTTGAGCATGAATGATGCAGTTATTAactttacactttggatggtgtatcaatgcacACAGTCACTAAGCAGATACAGGTGCCCTTCCTAAAtcagttgtcggagaggaaggaagctgctcagtgatttcaccatgaggccaatggtgatttttaaaagagttacagtttaatggctgtgataggagaaaactgaggatggattaacaacattgtagttactccacaatactaatctaattgacagagtgaaaagaaggaagcctgtacaaaattaaaatattccaaaacctgcgtcctgtttgcaataaggtgctaaagtaatactgcaaaaaatgcggcaaagaaattaacttttttgtcctgaaaataaagcgttatatttggggcaaatccaacacaacatatcacGGAGTACCACTCAccaccacttcatattttcaagaatggtggtggctgtatcatgtattgggtatgcttgtcatcagcaagggaTAGAGAGTTTTTGtttgataaaaataaacagaaaagaGCTatgtacaggcaaaatcctagaggaaaacctggttcagacactgggagacaaattcacctttcagcaggacaataacctaaaacacaagaccaaatatacactggagttgcttgccaagatgacattgaatgttcctgagtggcgtaggtacagttttgacttaaatcagcttgaaaatctatggcaagacttgaaaatggctgtctagccatgatcaacaaccaacttgacagagcttgacaaattttttaaagaataatgtgcaaatattgtacagttCAGGTGTTAAATCTCTTAGAGACTTTcccagactcacagctgtaatcgctgccaaaggtgattgtaacatgtattgactcaggggcttgaatacttatctaatcaagatatattagtgtttaatTTTCCATGaattccaaaaaaaaaaaaaaaaaaaaaaagagagtatTTTGCTTAGATCGTTGGGCAAAACAAATGATAATTCAATCCATCttaaatcccactttgtaacacaacaaaatgtgaaaaaaaagtgaAGGGatggtgaatactttctgaaggaactatTCATAACTTCACGTGTTGCTTAATGCTAGTATCAGGCTTATCTGTCTACTCCAATGCTCTGCCTGATTCCTACCTGAATGTGTAGGTGATCTTCTGTCCACAGGGGACGATGGTCCTCAGGTCTCCCAGGGAAGCTGCCACTCTCAGCCCAGATCCCTCCAGCACCACATCGGCCGTGGACGGGTGGCGAACCCCTCGGTCCAGCCTCAGGGAGAAGGATATGTTCTGACCGTAGCTCAGCTCCTGGTTGCCCAGGTAAGAGTCTAGCCATCACAAAATAGAACAAGATCAAGATAATTTTAGAAACATAATAATTGATGAATGGGGACTTAAAACCCATTACAGTCCATGCCCTGTCTAAGCTAGAGGGGgaccatttagctatttgatttagaattttaagactgCATCTGATTAAACATGTTATTTGGCTTTACTGCTATTAGCACATACAAACGCATTGAAcgacagattcactacatggaacagattgtgtcccccccccccccctttttttagcAAAACcgagaacaccatcatgttcacgggagtctcatctttccatacaAGGGTCATAATAGTTTTTAGGCAGAACCGTTCTAACGTTACAGATGATTTTGTGAGCAGAcacatttttgggatgtctcatggtctgacaaacatagctctagctctgtcatctttcaccgcagatgcagaaGTACGACATTGGTGGATGCGGTGAATTGAGACACATgcaatgcaaaaaatatatatctctagcttaaattgaCAGATTCTTATGGGGATTTTGAATTATGCTaatttgtattatgctaattttCCGTGGGGGCGCagacatcgactctagggggttatCATTGTGGAAGCATGTGATGtaacatatacactacattaatTCCAAAatctttaatatggagttggtcccccccttagCTGgaataacagcctctactcttctgggaaggctttccactagatgttggaacattgctgtggggacttgctttcattcagccacaagagcaaaagtgaggttgggcactgatgttgggcgattaggtctggtttgcagtcggcgttccaatttatcccaaaggtgtttgatggggttgaggactctgtgcaggccagacaagttcttcaacaccgatctcgacaaaccatttctgtatggacctcgctctgTGCACGGGGgcaatatcatgctgaaacacgaaTGGGCCTTCttcaaattgttgccacaaagttggaagcacagaaacgtctaaaatgtaattgtatgctgtagtgttaagatttcccttcactggaactaaggggcctagcccaaaccatgaaaaacagcccgagactattattcctcatccaccaaactttacatttggcaatatgcattggggcaggtagcgttctcctggcatgcgccaaacccagatttgtccgtcggactgtcagatgatgaagcgggattcatcactccagagaacgcatttccactgttccagtgtccaatggtggcgagcaccactccagccgacgcttggcattgcgcatggtgatcttaggcttgagcgcggctgctcggccatggaaacctatttcattaAGCaacctgacgaacagttattgtgctgacattgcatcCAGAGgcactttgcttccagaggcagttcaGAACTCGGTAGGGAGTGTTGCAGCCGAGGACAGAAGATGGCGGTTCCTATTTGTGAGCTTGTGttctaccacttcgcagctgagttGTTGTTGcgcctagacttttccacttcacaatatcaGCACATAGTTGCCTAGGGTGgctctagcatggcagaaatttgcctaattgacttgttggaaaggccatgttgaaagtcactgagctctttcaGTAatgtcattctactgccaatttttgtctatggagattgcatggctgtgtgctcgattctatacacctatcagcaacaggtgtggctgaaatagccgaatccactcatttgagcgggtgtccacatactttgtatatatatttttgttatattTTTGTTGGAACGAAAGGTCGTTTCTCCAAAAATAAGAGGGTACAGAAGTCAGGACTAAGAGCTGAAAGCAGGGAGCAGGGAAAGCAGCACTCACCAGGGGCATAGAGGTAAGCAGGCATGATGTCTTTGGAGATGACCTCAACGTCTTTGTGAGTGGGGGACCAGCGGAAGTGGACTTGGGATGGGGTCACACCATGAGCTGTGGCCGCTCGCCAACCCTCAGGCCCTGAAAAACAGAAGATTCACACCCATTTAAATAACTTAAAATTAAATATATTTCAGGTGTTTATTTTATGTTCTGATCAAGAGTTAACTTACCATTGTCGAATGTTGAGGTGATTGTGTGGACTGAGTAGCCCTTTGCTGGGGAGCACTGGGTCGAGTGTCCATAGCAAAAGCAAGGTAGAGATTGAGCGGTCACTGAGTTGTCAGTGAGCTGACCACTGCATAAGAAAAACATGAACACACATTTGAATTAGTCAATAATTAGTCCATCTTTATTCTAAAATTCAATAATGAAAGGCAAGGCAATACAGCAAATCCTTTTGTAGTCCTCTCAGTCCTTTCATTTTATGCCCCTATAATTCCATTCTTGTACTTACCAAACAGTACAATGTAAggaaatgtaaaatgtattttacctgTTAGCACAGCCATTTGAGCTGATAGGTGTTCCATCGGGGCATCGGTCACATTTATCCCCTTGTGCTCCCACTCTACAGCTGCAATGTCCTCTACTGTCACAGTGTGATCCTACAGAACCTGGAAGAAACCACATAGACACAAAACATCAGGTGCCGTATTCataaagagtctcagagtaggagtgccgaACTAGGATCTGTTCCATGTAATCTTACTCATTATGATCGAAAAGGCTAAACTGTTCCTAGATCAGCAGACACTTTTGAACATGGGCCCAGGTATTGTTATCATTCCATGTTCCCTCCTGTTCTGTTCACTCACCGATTCGGCTGCAGTTACAAGGCAGACACCTGTTtcctgccctctggtggtggaACCCCTCCTTGCACCTCTCACAATGCCTTCCCTCAGTGTTGTCTTGGCAGTCCACACAATGGAGGCCCCCAGAGTCAGGCAGGCAATAACGTGACTTTCCATTGCATTTACAGATGTCTGCTACAGGGGTGACATACACATTGTTCGGAAATTTGTGAGCACTGTGTATAGAATCATAAAAACAATCATTTGAGAATATTTATCAGCCTGTGGTATAAGCAGTTCCCCCTTCATAAAGTCTCTTGAACACTGTGAAGAGTTAGCTATTGCACTTTGACAGTCACATAAAATGGGGAATTGTATTATTATGTAGGCCACCATCTTAATACAATCTAAGGAGGGGTTGGCAGTAGCACAGCCTCAGTCTTTTCTCACAGTAATGTAAACTACTGTCAGAGGCCCAGATCTCATAAAATCTTATTCCCAAGTGATGAGAAATGAGAGATTCTCACAATAATATTAATTACTCCCACTGTGGCCAACAGCATGTTTGCAATCAAGCAAATGTCTGTTTGTTTGATACGGTAATGGTTTTTATCATCATAGCAAACCCATACTGCCACAAATATTTGACAACCATGCTCCCGAGCATAAGCTATCCTGAAGATATCAAGTTCTCATTTCACACACTAAATTATAACTTTGAGGAGTTCCTGTGGTAATGACAGGCTGCTGCATGTAGCTGTTTTTGTCGTTTGGGTAATATAGAAAGGTACACAGAGCTCAGAACCTAAAGTCGTCATGCCCTAAGAGGAGATAGACTTTACCCATTACCACATGAGTCattgcctgcatcccaaatggcaccctattccgatttagtgcactactattgggcagggcccatagtagtgcacaacatagggaataggatgcctttAGGAACAGAGTCATCAGCAGTGCAGTGATTCAGTGCCTCCAGGTCGATATGGTTGCCCAAAGGATTAACAACACTCAGCTCAGCAGCTCCAGGACTTAATACCTATATCTGCCCCACCTTATCACCTCACCACAGAGTAAGTAACACCAGAAAGTGTTGATGATTTACTCTCTTCGCCGAGAGTACCACAAATAAACATATCCACTTTCACATAAAGATCTACTGTGAGAGCTTCATAGACTATATAGGCTCTGTAGTATTATCATGTTTCTTATATACACAAACCCCTTTCTCCTAAATGTTTACCTGTATTAAATATCATTAGAGGAAATGTGCCATTTTGATATCTACTGCTATAGTTACGGAGGCAGAATATACAAATACAGGTATATAGGAATACAACAAATGCTGCAGGTAGGCCAATTAGCTACAATAGTGTTTTGTAGGGTACCTCCTATCGTCTGAGTCTGAAAGAAGTCAAATCATTCTAAATGCATGTTCCCAACTTGAAAGCAACAACCTAtttaaggatttttttttttttttttacaattcaaTATTACATTATTCAAAGCCAGCAGAGAGGAAAGATAAAAAAAGTAGTAAACACTCACATCCTCCATAGCTGTAGGTTCCTTGGACAGACAACCAGGTACAAAGAGAAAGTCCACACAGAAATATCCAACTGCTCTTCATGTTCGCAGAAACTCTAATAGGAATTAAGTACATCAATAGTCTCATATAAGTAGAATCAAACTAATGGGCTTATCAGGCCGGCTACACCTGATGCTTCTGCCCAAGACACCCAGGTGAGCTTCTTTTAACACCTCCCCTGTGGCAGGCTGTGACACGTCGGGCACAGTCTCTCAGCTGGAAGGTTACTCACTTGTGATTCAGAGCCAACACACTGGCTGGGCTCACTCTCTCACAGGAAATGGCTGGCTCTGTGTCGCTATTGTGGAAATTGTCAGGACGTGAATAAAGGGGAGCGTTGTTTGATGCAGCATGAAAcagacacagtcactcactcagtaAGACAATGTCAGAATGTGAATCAACGCTTATAAGGCTTTTGTGTATCTTCACCTTTTCAGCAAAAGCATAATTACTAATCATCTCAAACCAACATATCTGACATAGGTAATTGTTGCCAATTATTATGAAGGGTTTGGTATTGTTCTGCTGATTATTACAACTGAGTAGCCAAGAACATCCTGAGAA containing:
- the LOC110530302 gene encoding laminin subunit gamma-2 codes for the protein MRLLMYLIPIRVSANMKSSWIFLCGLSLCTWLSVQGTYSYGGSDICKCNGKSRYCLPDSGGLHCVDCQDNTEGRHCERCKEGFHHQRAGNRCLPCNCSRIGSVGSHCDSRGHCSCRVGAQGDKCDRCPDGTPISSNGCANSGQLTDNSVTAQSLPCFCYGHSTQCSPAKGYSVHTITSTFDNGPEGWRAATAHGVTPSQVHFRWSPTHKDVEVISKDIMPAYLYAPDSYLGNQELSYGQNISFSLRLDRGVRHPSTADVVLEGSGLRVAASLGDLRTIVPCGQKITYTFRLDEQRSSKWRPLLSSFQFQKLLQNLTAIKIRGTFGENGRGYLDNVRMESARQGAGTPAAWVQNCNCPVGYEGQFCERCTSGYKRSSQSKGPYSSCEPCSCRGGSCDSETGDCYSADETPGRQTCQLGYYNDPAQPRSCLKCPCPNGAACSVSPGTVKVKCDLCPPGTTGSLCDTCQDGFYGNPLGENGSQRPCRRCQCNGVSSCDPQTGECLKCLNHTTGFFCESCLDGYHHSMPSEACKPCGCNSQGSLYNKCGDQGQCSCREGFEGLKCQRSACPSCFNPVKTKVEGYTRKLREIETLFTGTESGSLPVNDAQMERAISAAEDIVTDLQRNAQTLSESEKDLQARLSDISTTQLSEGRDIQVISNTINNIKLQDQRYQRQVSDIQTLIHDVRRKLEEARLNIKQAEFPLSDAEVDTDSLSTLVQRATGLAEKHQSKAATVEKTANSALAESEKSLALMRTVMTGENKIRELIGDLKTKYDKNSAQVKAMESLATRLSSSAQDESRMAANTLEQIASLELNIPGPLKDIDSVAAKLDGLSEQVEENLTEYQALQEETQEDKAAVEDLLALGKAAQQEYYQLLARANAAKADTELALKAITDNIDGVDDALEMLRGFDGQISKNKALADEAIKRLPGINATIQQAVGNNSETLFIIGNVSDDYNDALGTFSRLEAVVSRLEGMSGSLPVAPADLLKDATKLKGDVQDLKTQAVATVSKVAAERANAEGQRDKAAEALMGGTGAYVNAKHTRDAVGETLLVINNLLSMIGKPGSVDEERLGELEQSISSARDQVNQQLRPRLQDLEEKEAGQRARLSGLNLDIDMILDDIRNLEDIHANIPKGCFNTPPIEKP